One genomic region from Podarcis raffonei isolate rPodRaf1 chromosome Z, rPodRaf1.pri, whole genome shotgun sequence encodes:
- the SLC27A4 gene encoding long-chain fatty acid transport protein 4, translating into MLRSAALLLLFVVFRLFLGLPWIQVVPALLIFYLGSGGWTFLRIVILTAKRDVSTGYVVLLTRLKVWWYVKHKYTVPKLFQQAACKHPGKAALIFQGTGETWTFQDLDNYSNQVANFLYERGFRSGDVIALFMESRNQYVGLWLGMAKIGVEAALLNSHVRQESLLHCINISHSKAVMFGSELADALREVQPSLGKSIHLFCSGDWKAESMLPGSEHLDPLIEKASCQSPTPPDKGFLDRLFYIYTSGTTGLPKAAIIVHCRYFRMAALVFNGFRMRQDDVVYDCLPLYHAAGNIVGVGQCVLHGMTVVIRKKFSASNFWEDCVKYNCTIVQYIGEICRYLLNQPSQEVERKHRVRMALGNGLRASIWKEFTERFGIPQIAEFYGATECNCSVGNFDNKLGACGFNSRILPNIYPINLVRVNEETMELIRGPDGLCIRCKPGEPGQLVGRIVQSDPLQRFDGYLNNEANNKKVARDVFTKGDCAYLTGDVLVMDELGYMFFRDRTGDTFRWKGENVSTTEVEGMLSRILNMTDVVVYGMEVPGTEGKAGMAAVVDPDHSCDLESFAEEMKKALPAYARPVFLRLLSEVHKTSTFKFQKMDLRKEGYDPNVVKDKLYFLEPRQCRYLPLNEDIFKRIQSGQMKL; encoded by the exons ATGTTACGTTCGGCGGCTCTGCTTCTCCTCTTTGTGGTCTTCCGGCTGTTCCTGGGGCTGCCATGGATCCAGGTGGTCCCGGCTCTCTTAATATTCTACTTGGGATCTGGAGGATGGACTTTCCTTCGCATCGTCATCTTGACAGCCAAACGGGATGTTTC GACTGGATACGTTGTCCTCTTGACTCGGTTGAAGGTTTGGTGGTACGTGAAGCACAAGTACACAGTTCCAAAGCTCTTCCAGCAGGCAGCATGCAAGCATCCAGGAAAAGCAGCCCTGATTTTCCAGGGGACAGGCGAGACGTGGACCTTCCAAGACCTGGATAACTATTCCAACCAGGTGGCCAACTTCCTGTATGAAAGAGGCTTCCGCTCTGGGGATGTCATCGCCCTGTTCATGGAATCCCGCAACCAGTATGTTGGTCTCTGGCTCGGCATGGCCAAGATCGGTGTGGAGGCTGCCCTCCTCAACTCTCACGTGCGGCAGGAGTCGCTCCTTCACTGCATCAACATCTCGCACTCAAAGGCCGTCATGTTTGGAAGCGAGTTGGCTGATG CCTTGCGGGAAGTGCAGCCTTCTCTTGGGAAGTCCATTCACCTCTTCTGTTCTGGCGACTGGAAAGCGGAAAGCATGCTGCCAGGCTCAGAACATCTGGACCCTTTGATTGAAAAAGCATCTTGCCAGTCACCAACTCCCCCAGACAAGGGATTCCTAG ATAGATTGTTCTACATCTACACTTCAGGCACAACTGGGCTGCCCAAAGCTGCAATCATTGTCCATTGCAG GTATTTCCGAATGGCAGCCCTGGTTTTCAACGGCTTCCGCATGCGACAGGACGATGTGGTCTATGACTGCCTCCCCTTATACCACGCAGCAG GTAACATTGTTGGGGTTGGCCAATGCGTCCTGCATGGGATGACGGTCGTGATCAGGAAGAAATTCTCAGCTTCTAACTTCTGGGAAGACTGTGTGAAATACAACTGTACG ATCGTACAGTATATTGGGGAGATATGTCGATACCTGTTGAACCAGCCATCTCAAGAGGTGGAGAGGAAACATCGGGTCCGGATGGCTTTGGGCAATGGCCTGCGGGCTTCCATCTGGAAGGAGTTCACTGAGCGCTTTGGCATCCCCCAGATAGCCGAGTTTTACGGAGCCACCGAGTGCAACTGCAGTGTGGGCAACTTTGACAACAAG ctgGGGGCTTGTGGCTTCAATAGCAGGATCCTTCCCAACATTTACCCCATCAACCTAGTCCGAGTGAATGAGGAAACTATGGAGCTGATCCGGGGACCTGATGGGCTCTGTATACGGTGCAAACCAG GAGAGCCAGGCCAGCTGGTTGGGCGCATTGTCCAGAGTGATCCTTTGCAGCGCTTTGATGGCTACTTGAACAATGAGGCCAACAATAAGAAGGTTGCCCGTGATGTCTTCACCAAAGGCGACTGTGCCTATCTCACAG GTGATGTTCTGGTCATGGACGAGTTGGGCTACATGTTCTTCCGAGACCGCACAGGAGACACTTTCCGCTGGAAGGGCGAGAACGTCTCCACGACGGAGGTGGAAGGGATGCTCAGTCGCATCCTAAACATGACAGATGTCGTGGTCTACGGGATGGAAGTTCCAG GAACTGAAGGGAAGGCTGGGATGGCAGCAGTTGTGGATCCAGACCACTCCTGTGACTTGGAGAGCTTTGCAGAGGAAATGAAGAAGGCGCTGCCTGCTTATGCCCGACCTGTTTTCCTGCGTCTGCTTTCGGAAGTGCACAAGACAA GTACCTTCAAGTTCCAGAAAATGGACCTGCGTAAGGAGGGATATGATCCCAATGTGGTGAAAGACAAGCTTTATTTCCTTGAGCCCCGGCAGTGCCGCTACCTCCCGTTGAACGAGGACATCTTCAAGAGAATCCAGTCAGGACAAATGAAGCTGTGA